The Grus americana isolate bGruAme1 chromosome 29, bGruAme1.mat, whole genome shotgun sequence genome contains the following window.
CTTGCCGTCTCACCGCCCGCCGTACCGGGAGGGGGGCCGGGACCCGGCGCCGCCTCGGCGTTGTAGTCGGACGCGGGGCCGCGGCTGTAGGTGTTGAGCTGAGCGTAGCCGCTGGAGTGCGAGaggcgggagggcgggcgggTGTCGTAGCGCGCCGGGCCGGGGTTGCGGTAGTCGGCGTAGAGGACGGTGCGGGAGGACGGGCGGTCCTCGTGGGCGCGGACGTTGTAGTAGCCATTGGTGGGGTCCTGCGAGGAgaagggggtgtggggggggggatgcgctGAGCCTGGGGGGGCTCTGCCGGGAGAGGACCCACGAGTCCTGGCCCTTCCCCCTCCACCGAGCGTCCCGCAGCCACCCGACTCGGGACAAAACCAGGACCTGCCCCTCTTTTACACCCCATCGCCAGACCTTGAGCTCGTACTCCTCACGGGTGTCAGTGTCACAGCGAAGGTCCTGCTTCAAGTCCACGTCGTCCTTGAACGACTGcaggagaaaagggaggagagatGCGCTCGTTCCTCCACGGTCCCATCCGTCCCGGcgtggggtggggaaggatgCTGTGGGGTGACCCCCCCCGGTGTGGGGTGTCCCTTACCGAGTAGATGGCCTTCATGACGCGGGTGGCCGTGGAGACGCTGGCCGTGTCCTCCTCACGGTCCGCGTGCAATGTCAGCGGCTCCCTGTTCACCGTCTCCACCTTGATGTCCAGCTTGCGCAGGGTGACGTCCTTGCGGCCTGGGGACACGTGGGACCAGGGATGGAGGCGGccaccagcagcatccccccgCTCCCGCCCCATGGATGGCGTCCCCGCCGTGGGTAGCACCCGTGGTCCCCTCTGTCGTGGCCGCAGACCCCCTTTGCCCCCCACTCACTTCCTTTCCGGCGCCGGTAGAGGAAGCAGGCGAGCGCGACGAGGAAGCTGATGACGAGGATGCTGGCCCCGATGGTGGCACCGGCGATGATGCCCACGGGCAAGACCTCTACAGGAGACGGGGAGACGTtagctggggacaggggacaggggCACTGCCAGGAGGTGGCCGTGGCAGGAGGGTGCCTGCCCTCGTCGAAGCCCCGTTGCCTGCAACGCCCGAGACCTAGCCGGGCTCCCCGGCGTGCCAGGCGGCCGCGGTGCCGTGCCGGCGTTACCTTTCTCCTCCAGCTGGATGATGGCGGTCCCCGGCCCGAAGCTGTTCCAGGCCGTGCAGTTGTAGCGCGTCTGGAAGTCGGCGTCCATGACGTTGTTGATGGTGAGGGTGGAGAGGACCCCGCTGCCCGTGTTAGTTCGTTCCACCGTGTACCGCTCCAGCGTCCCTGCCTCCAAAATGTTCTCCTTCCAGGCCCACGCCTGGCCCCgccggggtgggggagagggggctgcgTCAGCACCCGCAGTTCAGCATCGTCCccggcacccccccccccggcacccccagccACGGCACTCACGATGCGGTCCGGGGGTGGCGTGCTGCCGATGAAACACTCCACCTTGCCGCGGTCCCCGCGCACCGCGTACTGCACGGCTTCGCTCGAGATGATGGGGGGTCCTGCGGGATGCAAGGGGGGCTTGACCAAAACCCCAGGGAGGGGGATACGCCACGCCGCAGGCACCGCTCGTCACGGGCGTCGCAACCGCATCAGCCCATTCGTGGCTTGGATCAGGGTCTGgcatggggaggggggctggTGCCCGCTCCCGGGGGGGGACACTCACCGTTGACGAAGAGGGTGACCTCACGCTCGCCCACGCCGATGCGGGGGACGATGGCTTTGCAGACGTACTGCCCCGCGTCGGCTTGCGTGACGGATTTCAGGTACAGCTGGTTGCTGTTGCTCAGAACCTGGGTGCAAACACCGTGGGGGCATCAGGGAGGGGGCACggggccccccccccggaccccccctccccaatttGGCCACCGGACCCTACCATGTTGGACTCCTTTTTGGTCCAGGTGAGGGTCAGCGGCGGGTTGCCGGACCACACGCATGTCAGCGTCACGTCGGAGCCGATGTCTGTGACGGTGGGTTTGGGGTCCACCACGATCCGAGGGGCgactggggatgggggggagagggtgaggggcagagccggggaggggctggcagcagcctgggggtgccgggggggggacacacgtcGGCCCACTCACAGTGCACGTCCACCAGCGTGCTGACGTTGGTGCTGCCGATGTCGTTATGCACTTCGCAGGAGACGGGCTCCGTGAAGAAGGTGTAATCCACCTGCGTGTCGTACTTGTTCTCCTTGGCATCCTCGATGATCACCCCCCCCTTGGcccacctgggggggggggggcagagaccCGAGGTGGGTTCAGGGGGGGGTGCGCAGGACCCCCACGGCCCCGTTTGGCCCCCGTCCCCATACGGTGCTGAAGCCAAGCCAGGAGGGACCCTCACCTGTAGCCTTTGATCTCGGGGTTGGCGGTCGCCATGCAGGTGAACACGACCCTCTCGCCCTCCTGCACCGTCTGGGGCTGGATGGACAGGGTGACAGTCGGGGGATCTGCGGGAGGGCGGACGGAGCCGTCACGGGCGCTGGCACGGGGGCAGCGTGGCAGAGGGGACAAAGGGAGAATCCCCATGCCCAGCGCTGCCCGGGCTGCCGGCATCGCCCCTCCCCACGCTGCCACCCAGGGCATGGCCCGGCGGTGTGGGAGATCCCAAAAGCTCTGATGGTCGCTGTGGGCacccagcatccctgcctggCGTGGTTGCTCAGCATCCCTGGCTGGTCTGGGTGCTCGCTGTGGGTGCCCTGCGTCCCTTCCCAGTGTGGGCACCCAGTATCCCTGCCCATCATGGGTGCTGGCGGTGGGTGCTGGCCCCGGCAGGACAGAGCCTTCCCGCAGCAGCCACTGGAGGTCGGTGTTCACCACCAAGTCCCAGCCCGACCTCCCGCCTGGAACCggctggtggcactgggagaaTCCCCCCGTGGGTGGGGACCCGGCTCCAACCACAAGCCGAGGGTCACCCGGGCACCCCATGGCACCCAGGTACCCCAAGAACTCATCTCTGGCTCCCTGCCCCTGTCACCGACATGCAGGGATTGTCCCCTCCGCCCCCGGCACCGACTCACGGTGAACGTTGAGCTTGATGAAGGTCTCCTTGCCCGCCGGGATGGCATCGTTGGTGCTGCGGCAGGAGAACACCCGCCCGATGTCGAGGTCGGTCGGGTTGATGGCGAGCTGGCTGGTGGTCGTCTCCCGCTTGCCGTCGGCCAACACCTCCTGCCAGGAAGAGGGGACGGTCCCCGTTGGCTCCCAGCATCGTGCTGGGGATGCCGAGGCACAGCACGGGGTGGAAGGGATGGACGCGGGGTCCCGGCGTGTCCCCGTACCGTGCTGGTGACAGCTCCGTCCTGCTGGAGCCCATCCCGGTACCAGACGATGGTGGCCGCCGGCTTGGCGCTGCGTGCCCGGCAGGTCAGGTTGTACGGTGTCCCCGCGCGCAGCAGGATCTCGGGGGCTCCATCGATGGTGGGGTCCTCGGGGGGGActgcagaggggagaggggacaccAGGTGGGTGCCGGCTGCCtggagccagggcagaggaaaACCCCATTCCACGCCACGTGATGCTGAAAAATTGATGCTGCTCTGATAAAGGGAGAGTGATTAAGGGCAGCGGAGGCAGACCTCCTCCCCGCTGCCTGCGAACCGCAGGCAGCATTTGACAGCGCAGCGTCAACCGGGCTGGTGCCGCCTGGGTATTAATCCCCTTTTTGATCAGGAGCTAAAGCCCCGTTACCGATTTATTAGGGCTCGGCTCTCAGGGAGAGGCTGGGGTAGGAGGCATGAGCCGGGCATGGTGGCC
Protein-coding sequences here:
- the KIRREL1 gene encoding kin of IRRE-like protein 1 isoform X1, whose translation is MTEHRVLVTQPPACGAPRALADPPPLSPVAQTRFVEEPEDQTVVAGQRIVLSCVVLNYSGIVQWTKDGLALGMGQGLKAWPRYRIVGTADSGQYNLEITDAELSDDAVYECQATEAALRSRRAKLTVLIPPEDPTIDGAPEILLRAGTPYNLTCRARSAKPAATIVWYRDGLQQDGAVTSTEVLADGKRETTTSQLAINPTDLDIGRVFSCRSTNDAIPAGKETFIKLNVHHPPTVTLSIQPQTVQEGERVVFTCMATANPEIKGYRWAKGGVIIEDAKENKYDTQVDYTFFTEPVSCEVHNDIGSTNVSTLVDVHFAPRIVVDPKPTVTDIGSDVTLTCVWSGNPPLTLTWTKKESNMVLSNSNQLYLKSVTQADAGQYVCKAIVPRIGVGEREVTLFVNGPPIISSEAVQYAVRGDRGKVECFIGSTPPPDRIAWAWKENILEAGTLERYTVERTNTGSGVLSTLTINNVMDADFQTRYNCTAWNSFGPGTAIIQLEEKEVLPVGIIAGATIGASILVISFLVALACFLYRRRKGSRKDVTLRKLDIKVETVNREPLTLHADREEDTASVSTATRVMKAIYSSFKDDVDLKQDLRCDTDTREEYELKDPTNGYYNVRAHEDRPSSRTVLYADYRNPGPARYDTRPPSRLSHSSGYAQLNTYSRGPASDYNAEAAPGPGPPPGTAGGETASQLSYENYGSHAAFPAGAGYATYRLGYGQPPSLDRAPYDAYDPMGKYASATRFSYTSQHSDYGQRFQQRMQTHV
- the KIRREL1 gene encoding kin of IRRE-like protein 1 isoform X2; translation: MRILFLCLLTLADTHGQVAQTRFVEEPEDQTVVAGQRIVLSCVVLNYSGIVQWTKDGLALGMGQGLKAWPRYRIVGTADSGQYNLEITDAELSDDAVYECQATEAALRSRRAKLTVLIPPEDPTIDGAPEILLRAGTPYNLTCRARSAKPAATIVWYRDGLQQDGAVTSTEVLADGKRETTTSQLAINPTDLDIGRVFSCRSTNDAIPAGKETFIKLNVHHPPTVTLSIQPQTVQEGERVVFTCMATANPEIKGYRWAKGGVIIEDAKENKYDTQVDYTFFTEPVSCEVHNDIGSTNVSTLVDVHFAPRIVVDPKPTVTDIGSDVTLTCVWSGNPPLTLTWTKKESNMVLSNSNQLYLKSVTQADAGQYVCKAIVPRIGVGEREVTLFVNGPPIISSEAVQYAVRGDRGKVECFIGSTPPPDRIAWAWKENILEAGTLERYTVERTNTGSGVLSTLTINNVMDADFQTRYNCTAWNSFGPGTAIIQLEEKEVLPVGIIAGATIGASILVISFLVALACFLYRRRKGSRKDVTLRKLDIKVETVNREPLTLHADREEDTASVSTATRVMKAIYSSFKDDVDLKQDLRCDTDTREEYELKDPTNGYYNVRAHEDRPSSRTVLYADYRNPGPARYDTRPPSRLSHSSGYAQLNTYSRGPASDYNAEAAPGPGPPPGTAGGETASQLSYENYGSHAAFPAGAGYATYRLGYGQPPSLDRAPYDAYDPMGKYASATRFSYTSQHSDYGQRFQQRMQTHV